The Fusarium oxysporum f. sp. lycopersici 4287 chromosome 1, whole genome shotgun sequence DNA segment GGATCCCGCCTTCTGAAGCCTTTACAGCGCGTCTGATTTGACGCACCTCCTGCATCAAACGAACCTGGGAAGGGGGTCATCCCGTCATCCCGTCTCGGACTGTGATACCTCGAGGTAACTCACAATCACCTTaactaccttaccttacctactTAGGTACACCTACCCAAGTTGtaatcatcttcatcattcatcCATCACAAGAAAGCATCCTTTACCCCCGCAAACTTCCATACCTCAGGGCTCTATACTATTCTTCGGTCGCCCTGAATCTCTTCTTTTTGGACTCAGATCCACAACTGTAGCCTCAGAAATCGCCAAACTGCATAGACCAGCTCACGGACCACGTCAAGTCGAGTTGATCGCTCGTCAAATTATCAAATTCAAAGCAGCTTGATAGGCTTTTTGTCTCCTCACTCTTTCACCCTCAGTCTGCTACAACTATCGTATCGTCTTTGTCGAGGGGGCCCTTACTCATCATGTCTCTGGATCTTGAACAGCACCTCACCTTTGTAAGTCACATTTCGATACGCTATTTATCATATGTCGAATCATACTAATCTGCGGCAGTATGGTGCTTACCACCATAACTCGGTTAATGTCGCCATCCACATGGTTTGCGTTCCCCTCATCCTCTTATCGGGGTTCTGTATGGTTCGTCTCATTATGTCCTCGCCGGCTTATGCATGTTGCGTTGCTCTGCATCTGCTTTCCTCCTAGTACTCCATCTAACATTTCTCCAGGCTACATACACCGGCACTCTCATTCCTACACCATCTTGGATTACTCCCCCTTATCTGGACCTCAACCTTGGTGTCATCGGTGCCAGCCTTTATTCCTTGCTCTATTTGCTCTTAGAGCCCTTTGCGGGCTTCCTTCTGGCTCTTTTCTGCATGGGAGGTGCAGCACTTGGCAACTACCTCCATCAGCAAAACCCTGACACAACTTTCCAAGGTGCTCTGGCTATCCATATTGTCTGCTGGATCTTCCAGTTTATTGGCCATGGTAAATATGAAGGGCGTGCCCCTGCTTTGCTCGACAACCTCATCCAGGCCGTCTTCCTTGCCCCTATGTTTGTGTGGCTTGAGATACTCTTCAAGTTTGGATACCGACCAGAGCTCCGATCTCGTGTCAACAAGAAAGTCCAGGTCGAGATTGAGAAGTTCAAGTCAAAGAATGGCAAGACCCAATAGAGCAATCATCTCAACCTAATCTACTTCCCTGATCTTGAGCATATAAGATGGTCCTTCAGACGACCAATGCTCCGGGTACTGTGTTGTAGAACCAGCTTCAACATCGAGACAAAACACCTTCTGGCGTGTGCCAACTTGCATTTCAGATACCATCAATCGATGATCAGTAGCGAGCAAGCACCCAATCTATCGTCATTGGGCCTCATTGCACGGAATACGACAGTATTCTTTTTGCCGCCGCGGGGACGAAGGTGGCGTTGGTGATCTCACCCCTTTTGTTTACTCGCGCACTTGATGTTCCTGAGAGCAGATTCGTTTGCTTACACGACCGCTAGGTTGTCCTGAGACTCATATGAAATCGGCACGTAAAATACAAGGAGAAGTTTAGGGGGTGAATCGGTCCAGGTAACCGTCTCAGCATCATATGGAGTGTATGGAGTTGTTTCATTTGCAATTAAATAACAGTTAACATCAAGCATGTAGTAAATTCGTCAATAAATTCATATCATTTATCAATAGGCATTATTGATAGTATATTTATCCAGGAACAAATGTTACATTGCTATCTGATCTTTTCCACGATGCCATTCCCAAGGCCATTTCAGTCTGTGCTGGTCTGCTGATGAAGGCAGGGTTGCTGTACGTTGCTTAATTTAGagctcatcctcgtcatcaacatAACAAAGCTGTACCTCTATCGACTTTGGTCGTTCAACAGGATGGTGAACATGGACCTGATATCCTCAAGCATGATCTAGACgcttgtgagtttgttcatCTCCCCGTTGGGTAAGAGGCAAAATAACGTGACCGCCTCGATCAACATCTATGCCTTGTGGAGGCTCCGAGGAGGAAGGGGGGGCACGTCGAAGCTTGTTGGGGCACCGGCCTCGTCTAAGCTTTGTGGTGCTGGGTTCTGGTAAGCCCTGCGTAGGCAATTCTTTGCACGACTACGTTGTAGGTTTGGTCGACCGTGAGCTTTGCAGTGTTTTGGTGGATATAGGCGTCGTTGATTTGGACGTGTCCGGTCGGTCTCCAACCGGAGTTGCCTGGCAGTTGTTCAAGATATCTGGGCTGTCCTTTTGAGTCGCCATTTCTTGGTGTTTCGTAGAGATCGGCTCTTTGCGGTTTATTCATCTTGAATGCTCGTTCAAGATGGTCTCCCAGACCTGCTGATAAATTCCTGTGGCTTAGGATCGGATCTGTTGTTCTGTTGCAGTAAATGGCCGGGCCAAGCAAGTATCACAGGGATGATCCGGACGTTGTTGGCCTTCTATCTTGCTTTTGCAAAGCCTGACTGGGCACAGCCAGTCCAGAATGGGTCGAAGAAATTGCTTTTGTCGGTCCTTGATCTTTTGGCAAGGAACTGGCATATACTTCATGTGATGAcacttgaagctgaagatctGCTGGCACATGTTAACAATGGTGTTTTTAAGTTAATGTAGGGAGCAGATGTTAAGTACTTCTTTTGTTGGTTATCTTGTGACGATGGAGGCATTggcttatattatacttgTCTCTAGTTTATCTTGTCGGCAGGTGTCAGATGAACATCTCCTTTGTTCGGGAGTAATTACAAAAGCTATAGAGTGAATCTGCGAGAGGCCTTGTCTGTGTGTATGTCCTTTTTTGTTTTCAGCTAATTTCTTTGTTAGGGTTATCACTGTGCATTTGAAAGGGTTCAGGCTTTTCAATGACATGACGGGCTGTTTTGGTAAAATCTCTCCTGTATTCTGTTGAGAATATGAGAAACTGAGCTAGGAAAGAAATCAACGCAAACAAGCTCCCATATCAATAAAATACGGGTATGTTCGCCGTGCTAACTCCCAACCCATAGTTAGTTGACTAGAACAACTAGAGTCCAGCAATTCATTCGTCCTTTTCGGGCTATGACGCATTGAACTTCATCTCACTCTCGTGCTTCAATATACTATGCACCTGCTGTAGTTTCGCGTCCATTTCCTTCTGAAGCTCATGTTGAAGAATGTCCACTTTCTGCTCCCTCTCTTGCTGGGCCTTCTCATGGCGATTGGTCTGTAGGCTTCGCATATTAGCATCGTATACGTATATAAATATGGTTGCTGTATAATTATATACATTCACTGACCTCGTTGGCAAGATGTTGGGGAGTTGCAACAGCATATTGCTTTCCCTCGCTGGAGTACAAGTATTTGAACTTTCCATCTTTGGAGGCCTTTGGTCTGTTGTGTTCTGGCCATAAATatggcttctcctccttctcgtcgTCTCGCTTCTGAATCATTCTGAATaccttcttatccttcttctttacatcttcctcgtcgtcgctgTAGCTGTCATAGTCGCTGTCATCCTCCTTGTGTTCCTTGTCCtcgtctttatcttcttCCGTGTGTAGCTTGACGGAGTCACGCCACATGTATGGCACCATCCGGGGGTTTTCGATAATTTGAGTATGACCGGTGGGATTTTCTTTCTCAATTTCTTCCAGGGGCTCGTTGAGAATTTTAAGAAGCGCCTCGATCAAagccttctcatcctcagaatCTTCCATCTTGTCGAGCGAGACATCCATGTGGCCGTCAGGTTTTGGGGGCTTATAGTCATGTTCGGTCTTGTTGCCAGACTGGCGAATCTGGCTATACTTTGGCTCGTTCTCTTCGGTGTCCGGTCTCTTTCGTATGATGGGCCTAGCCACAAGGGAGCTGTTTCTGGTCAGTGGAGCTGCAAACAGACTAGGTTTAAGAGGAAACCTAGGATCGTCCCTATAACGATCAATAGGCTCAAGGCGAGAGAAGTCGGTGCCTTTGGGCTTTTCGCTCAGTCCCTCAGTTTTGTTACGTTTCACCAATGGTGAAGCGAAGACAGCTCCGACCAGGAACCAGGTCAGCACTCTAATGAGATTGATCGCCATTCTGGTCAGCGCGTGGGTGTTGTATGGGCTGGATATGGTTCATTCCTTGCAGCCAGAGAAGAAACAGACGGTTTGCTAAAGCAAAGCAGCAAcatcttacttatatatgACTCTGAAACTTGGAATAAGTTTGACCTCGATCTTCCCATATCATCTCAACAAAGCTTGTGTGATTCCGAAGCATGGACACGGAAACCAAATTATAGAATCAAAAAGTTTGTCTGATCCATCTTGTCCACTCATTGGGCATACTGATCTTGGTTTCATGTTCTTGGTGTACGCCTAAGTTTGCCTATGTCTTCACTATTGGATGCATTAAAACTGTGTCGGCGTTACTCAGGAAACATTTGGAACACTCTTTGAAGTTGAGTTATGTCGAGATTGGTTGGTATTGGTAATAGCCAAGCAGACCCGTCATGTATTAGCTGTCCTTGATGCGCTTATTGTGGGGGCTTCCAGTACATATTTTCTCGCTCAGTAGATACTTATGCCACTCCCAGTTGTAAATGTCTAATTAGGCGGGTTTCCCTATTTGGTACGAGTGACAGATCATACAGGGAGGATTTCGATGCATCATAGCTCAGTATATCAACTGGGCCGTGTTGTCAGACGGAAGAAAATGCCAAAAGCCAAGTCGTGTCCCAAAGCAGAGAATTACACTTGTAGGAGATCTTCAGCTTAACGGAATAGCTAATGGGGTCATCATTTGCTCGTTTTTTTGTCATTTTGGTGATAATTTTGTACTCGATTAACTGAGTTCGCTACTTATAGATTTGCACGTTTGTGAGGAACACTATAGTTACTCTGTCACTACCAAGtaatattaagtttataGTTATGCAGTTCGAATAATCTTAGTTATTGTCTAGAAGATTCCATCGCCTTCCTGATTCTCAAATCTTCAATCATCTTCTGTTGTCAATGTTCACTCTTGTAGGTGCTGAGTCTTGTTGAGGTCAGTTTGTAGCATGTGTGAATAAGGAAGCGGTTACATTGGCCAATAGCATGTTAGCGAGCGATATAGGGTAAGTCCATGATAGTTCCATATGATAGAAACTAATGAGATGAGACATGTTTTGTCGTGTTGGGTCAAGCACGACGTTATCAGCGGCGGATTCGGGATTCCGGCATTTTTCTGCCAGTCTCGATACCTTTTTTGACGATCGGGTTGTTCAGTGTCTATCGGAGTATCGGGTTCTCAGCGGATCCTGTGGGCTCGGTGCATGTTCCCGCACCTAGCTCTTATGAAGCCTAAATGCACCTCTCTTATCCTCATGCTTAATATCAACACACAGTATGTACTAATCAGCAGCTTAATATAGCCAATATAGTATTATTGCCGTAGACTTGAGAATAAGAGGACCTACATTTGATAATTCACAACCTTACATCGGACTCACTACTCGGCAGTCAATGAAATTCGGAACCTCGCATGACTCAGAAAACTCCGCCAGCGGCCCTATCACCGCCAAAGCGCAGAGTAGCGGCGGCACAAGCGGTACATATCTCCGCTGATTCCGCCGAAGCCACCAAAGTGGACGGCGATGTCGGGGCATTCCATCATTAGCCTGGAAGAATACTACACCGCATTGGCTGTTTTACTTTTTTTCAATGGGTCAAAAAGAACTTGACACCTCTTCCAGACGTCTGTGAGCACCAGTAGAATTATTTTCCTTGCTGCTGACAACCGTTGCTCTGCTGTGTCCCTGTTTGTTTCTTGTTGGCCAGGGTTCAAGCTGTACTTGAAGGGTCGCCGTAACCGGACCCATAAGCTTAGCTTGGCTTGGTCCGGGGAGCTCAGCAAGGATGATAAGCTGTGAGGTGATGTTCGGTATCTGGCTGCAGGTACAGTCAATGTGGGATATACTCAACAAGATACACAAAAATTGATAAGAGGAGTGCTGATTGTCAAGGCCAAAACGGGAGAACAGAGTGCATCAAAGTTGGGTGTTACGGAACTCGTGCCTTGGATTCTCCACGAAAGACCCTTGAACAAGACACTAGTGAGGGACGATCTCTATCGAATCTTGGTAAATTTTCTCATTTACGGCCGAAATGTTGGGGCAGTCCATTTAGTCTGTAGATAGCAATCGGAGGTATCTATCCACTATGGAAGTGGTATGGAGCTACTTTCTTAGCTGTTCCTGGGCTGAGGTGCGTCACAGCCCAGTCCAGCACAACTTTTTGTAGAGTCACACACCAAAACCAGAGAATAATTTTCGGAGgttcttcttatcttatcagccGTGCCGCCATTTTTCTTCACGACGGACCGCCCTACTTATCCCCCTCGCCCCCTCCTCTAGAAACCATTTCCAACAGAGTCACAGTCTCTTTGTGTCCTTCACATACATCGACATCCTAGACGCTTGACTCGGGATACAGAAGGGCAACCTCGCCAGCGGGACGGTTCAACTTACGCATTGATACGTGCAAATTATCCGCTGCAATGcctctcaacttcaacctgGCAACCACTCTCGCTGGTCGAGCTCCGGCCCTGCTCCGTCATGGACGCAGGGTCCCGCGAGCTTTGCCCTCTCGCTCATTCTCCTCCGTGAGCCCTctctcagcatcagcatcatgcCGAGTCTCAATCGCCTCTGCCCGCCCCGCCAACTCGAAGCGCCTGGGCACCCTCAAGGTTATGCGTGCCTACAGCTCCGCCGCTGTTCAGGATGCACCCAACCCCAAGGCCTACCTCGACAGTGGAGTTATCAAGCCTCACCAGActgttgatgtcaagaaggtTCTTGTCATTGGAAGTGGTGGTCTTGCCATTGGACAGGCTGGAGAGTTCGACTACTCAGGTTAGCATACCCAATATGCAGTGACGCACACCTCACCGACAACTTGCGATTCACTACAAAAAACTCATTTTTGAACATTCAAAATTAACACAATCGAAATATAGGTGCTCAGGCCCTCAAGGCCCTCAAGGAAGCCGGCGTTGCTTCTGTCCTCATCAACCCCAATATCGCTACCATCCAGACCAACCACAGTCTGGCTGACGAGGTCTACTACCTCCCCGTTACCCCCGAGTATGTCTCCTATGTcatcgagaaggagaagcccGATGGCATCTTCCTGTCCTTCGGTGGTCAGACTGCTCTCAACCTCGGTGTTGAGATGCAGCGACTCGGCCTCTTTGAAAAGTATGGCGTCAAGGTCCTCGGTACCAGTGTCCGAACTCTGGAACTGAGTGAGGATCGTGACCTCTTCGCCAGGGCTCTGGATGAGATTAACATCCCCATTGCCAAGTCGATTGCTGTCGGCACTGTCGAGGAGGCTCTCGAGGCCGCCGAGACCGTCGGATACCCCATCATTGTCCGTGCCGCCTATGCTCTAGGTGGTCTGGGTTCCGGTTTCGCCAACAACGAGGAGGAGCTCCGCAACATGGCCGCTCGATCTCTTACCCTCTCTCCTCAGATCCTCGTCGAGAAGTCGCTCAAGGGCTGGAAGGAAGTAGAATACGAGGTCGTTCGTGACGCCAACAACAACTGTATCACTGTGTGCAACATGGAGAACTTCGATCCTCTTGGCATCCACACTGGTGACTCCATTGTAGTTGCGCCTAGTCAAACCCTGAGCGACGAGGAGTATCACATGCTTCGAAGCGCTGCCATCAAGATTGTCCGAcatcttggtgttgttggcgaGTGCAACGTCCAGTACGCTCTCCAGCCTGATGGTCTCGACTACCGTGTCATTGAGGTCAACGCCCGTCTTTCCCGATCCTCTGCCCTGGCCTCCAAGGCTACCGGATATCCTCTTGCGTACACTGCTGCAAAGATCGGTCTTGGACACACCCTTCCCGAGCTCCCTAACGCtgtcaccaagaccaccacTGCCAACTTCGAGCCTTCCCTCGACTACATCGTCACCAAGATTCCCCGATGGGATCTCTCCAAATTCCAGCACGTCAAGCGCGACATTGGCAGTGCTATGAAGTCTGTTGGTGAGGTCATGGCTATCGGCCGAACCTTTGAGGAGTCTTTCCAGAAGGCCATTCGTCAGGTTGACCCCCGATTTGTTGGTTTCCAGGGTGATAAGTTCGAGGACCTCGACTTTGAGCTCCAGAACCCTACCGACCGCCGATGGCTCGCTGTTGGTCAGGCCATGCTTCACGAGAATTACTCTGTTGACAAGGTCCACGAGCTGACCAAGATTGACAAGTGGTTCCTCCATAAGCTGCAGAACATCGTCGACTGTACCCGTGAGCTTGAGCAGGCTGGTGGTCTTCAGAGCCTGAAGAAAGATCAGGtcctcaaggccaagaagatgggTTTCTCTGACCGACAGATCGCCATGGCCGTCAAGAGCACCGAGGACGAGGTCCGAGCCTACCGTCTCAGCTTCGGCATCCGACCCTgggtcaagaagatcgacaCCCTGGCCGCCGAGTTCCCCGCCAACACCAACTACCTCTACACCACCTACAACGGCTCTACTCACGATGTCACTTTCGAGGACAACGGTACTATTGTCCTTGGTAGCGGTGTTTACCGAATTGGTAGCTCCGTCGAGTTCGATTGGTGTGCTGTCAGCGCCACTCAGGCTCTCCAGCAGATGGGTGAGAAGACCATCATGATCAACGTAAGTTTATATTCTCCCTTCAGTCCCAATCGGGCGTTCCTTCCTTATGCGGTGTCGCCGTGATCTCGGCCCCACATCGCCGAAAACGGCCCCACTTTGAACCGGACCTTTTCAAACCTCATCCCAATATCGTCACAACTTCTATAATCATTTTAAAGGGCTTAGACTAATATTTGGCGTTAGTATAACCCGGAGACGATGAGCACAGACTTCGATTCGGCTGATAAGCTGTATTTCGAAGAGTTGAGCTACGAGCGTGTTATGGATATCTACGAGCTTGAGAATTCCAAGGGTGTCGTTGTGTCTGTCGGTGGCCAGCTTCCCCAGAACATTGCCCTCAAGCTCCAGGAGACTGGTGGGGCCAATGTCCTTGGAACCGACCCCAAGGATATTGACAAGGCCGAGGATCGTCAGAAGTTCTCTGAGATCCTTGACAGTATTGGTGTCGACCAGCCTGCCTGGAAGGAGCTTACTTCggtcaaggctgctgaggagtTCGCTGAGGAGGTTGGCTATCCCGTTCTCGTCCGCCCTAGTTACGTCCTGTCCGGCGCTGCCATGACTGTGATCTCAAGCCAGGAAGATCTCAAGGATAAGCTCGAGGCTGCCAGCAATGTCTCTCCCGACCACCCCGTTGTCATCACCAAGTTCATTGAGGGTGCCCAAGAGatcgatgttgatggtgtcTCTGCCAACGGCGAGCTCATCATTCATGCTGTTTCCGAGCACGTTGAGCAGGCCGGTGTTCACTCCGGTGACGCCACTCTTGTTCTCCCCCCTGCCAATCTCGATAGCAACACCATGGAGCGTGTCAAGGAGATTGCTGTCAAGGTCGCCGCAGCCTGGAAGATCAGCGGCCCCTTCAACATGCAAATCATCAAGGCCGAGAACCCTGAGGGTGGCGAGCCCCTTCTCAAGGTCATTGAGTGCAACCTTCGTGCCTCTCGATCTTTCCCCTTTGTCAGCAAGGTCCTCGGAACCAACTTCATCGATATTGCTACCAAGGCCCTCGTCGGCAAGCAGGTTCCTGCCAAGTCTGACCCTATGGCTGAGAAGCGCGACTATGTTGCTACCAAGGTTCCTCAGTTCTCCTGGACCCGTCTCGCTGGTGCCGAT contains these protein-coding regions:
- a CDS encoding hypothetical protein (At least one base has a quality score < 10) — encoded protein: MAINLIRVLTWFLVGAVFASPLVKRNKTEGLSEKPKGTDFSRLEPIDRYRDDPRFPLKPSLFAAPLTRNSSLVARPIIRKRPDTEENEPKYSQIRQSGNKTEHDYKPPKPDGHMDVSLDKMEDSEDEKALIEALLKILNEPLEEIEKENPTGHTQIIENPRMVPYMWRDSVKLHTEEDKDEDKEHKEDDSDYDSYSDDEEDVKKKDKKVFRMIQKRDDEKEEKPYLWPEHNRPKASKDGKFKYLYSSEGKQYAVATPQHLANETNRHEKAQQEREQKVDILQHELQKEMDAKLQQVHSILKHESEMKFNAS
- a CDS encoding hypothetical protein (At least one base has a quality score < 10); amino-acid sequence: MAINLIRVLTWFLVGAVFASPLVKRNKTEGLSEKPKGTDFSRLEPIDRYRDDPRFPLKPSLFAAPLTRNSSLVARPIIRKRPDTEENEPKYSQIRQSGNKTEHDYKPPKPDGHMDVSLDKMEDSEDEKALIEALLKILNEPLEEIEKENPTGHTQIIENPRMVPYMWRDSVKLHTEEDKDEDKEHKEDDSDYDSYSDDEEDVKKKDKKVFRMIQKRDDEKEEKPYLWPEHNRPKASKDGKFKYLYSSEGKQYAVATPQHLANEPTDQSP
- a CDS encoding carbamoyl-phosphate synthase arginine-specific large chain; translated protein: MPLNFNLATTLAGRAPALLRHGRRVPRALPSRSFSSVSPLSASASCRVSIASARPANSKRLGTLKVMRAYSSAAVQDAPNPKAYLDSGVIKPHQTVDVKKVLVIGSGGLAIGQAGEFDYSGAQALKALKEAGVASVLINPNIATIQTNHSLADEVYYLPVTPEYVSYVIEKEKPDGIFLSFGGQTALNLGVEMQRLGLFEKYGVKVLGTSVRTLELSEDRDLFARALDEINIPIAKSIAVGTVEEALEAAETVGYPIIVRAAYALGGLGSGFANNEEELRNMAARSLTLSPQILVEKSLKGWKEVEYEVVRDANNNCITVCNMENFDPLGIHTGDSIVVAPSQTLSDEEYHMLRSAAIKIVRHLGVVGECNVQYALQPDGLDYRVIEVNARLSRSSALASKATGYPLAYTAAKIGLGHTLPELPNAVTKTTTANFEPSLDYIVTKIPRWDLSKFQHVKRDIGSAMKSVGEVMAIGRTFEESFQKAIRQVDPRFVGFQGDKFEDLDFELQNPTDRRWLAVGQAMLHENYSVDKVHELTKIDKWFLHKLQNIVDCTRELEQAGGLQSLKKDQVLKAKKMGFSDRQIAMAVKSTEDEVRAYRLSFGIRPWVKKIDTLAAEFPANTNYLYTTYNGSTHDVTFEDNGTIVLGSGVYRIGSSVEFDWCAVSATQALQQMGEKTIMINYNPETMSTDFDSADKLYFEELSYERVMDIYELENSKGVVVSVGGQLPQNIALKLQETGGANVLGTDPKDIDKAEDRQKFSEILDSIGVDQPAWKELTSVKAAEEFAEEVGYPVLVRPSYVLSGAAMTVISSQEDLKDKLEAASNVSPDHPVVITKFIEGAQEIDVDGVSANGELIIHAVSEHVEQAGVHSGDATLVLPPANLDSNTMERVKEIAVKVAAAWKISGPFNMQIIKAENPEGGEPLLKVIECNLRASRSFPFVSKVLGTNFIDIATKALVGKQVPAKSDPMAEKRDYVATKVPQFSWTRLAGADPFLGVEMASTGEIACFGKDLVEAYWTSLQSTMNFRMPEPGEGLLFGGNVSKPWLTQVVDYVAPLGYKLYAASPEVKEFIENKSKTKVEVEVIEFPKEDKRALREVFKKYDIRGCFNLAQARGKTTLDVDYVMRRNAVDFGVPLFMEPQTAILFAQCMSEKLPRPEGIPAEVRRWSDFIGGKPL